Part of the Pseudorasbora parva isolate DD20220531a chromosome 13, ASM2467924v1, whole genome shotgun sequence genome is shown below.
gtgtgtgtgtgtgtgtgtgtatatatatatatatacgaggAAAGCTGCAAATAAATATGTTTCCATTtagtttattattgttattgtaaaTAGTGACATCACACACTGAAAATTAATTTTCTTactcaatattttttattacgAATATTTTAACATTCTTTAATGAAGATACATTTTCTTGAGAAGCAAAATGACAAGATATTAAGTATTTTCTTAAATTATTCAAAATTAACTTGGTTTACGTTTAAAGTTTATGGTTAAAATCTGCCAGTGATGTCAGAAAAAGTatctttcaaaaataaatgttttgaattGTGTACTTTTCAGACCCTATTGGCAGATTATGTGtctgtgtgcttgtttttgtgaaatattaggacacaaatgtgtatgatgacataggtatgacacaggtattacaggagagggtgtaaGATGAGAACATTAcacatgtccccacttttcaaaatgcttataaatcatacaggaggagtttttatagaaagtaaaaatgcagaatgtttcctgtgatgggtaaatttaggggcaggggcagtgtgagtgtgtgtgtgtgtgtgtgtgtgtgtgtgtgtgtgtgtgtgtgtgtgtgtgtgtgtgtgtgtgtgtgtgtgtgtgtgtgtgtgtgtgtgtgtgtgtgtgtgtgtgtgtgtgtgtgtgtgtgtgtgtgtgtgtgtgtgtgtgtgtgtgtgtgtgtgtgtgtgtgtgtgtgtgtgtgtgtgtgtttgaagcaTAAATTCACTTAATTTCACTTAATGTTAGATTTTACATAAATGTCAGGTTTAATTTTTATGTTTCATACTATTTACAATAACATAATAAACTAAATAGAAGCATATTCATTTGCAAAATGTTCTTCTATAGTCTTATATactcacatacacaaacacacacacacacacacacacacacacacacacacacacacacacacacacacacacacacacacacacacacacacacacacacacacacacatatatatattgtatctgGAAAAGTACATGTATCtgtattaaatatttgttctgaaaacaagacaaaaatactgaagaACATCATTTATTACAGTACATGCATGATATTATGTAAATTTGGTTTGCATTAGTGGTCTTTGCTTATTCTTAAAGTTAacgatttgaaaaaaaaactctagtattaagcctgattattataATCCACGAGTATTAATCTTTCGTGTGTAACTAGCAACCACTTGGAATACCTTAGcgacaccctagcaaccacccagaaaatCCTAACAGCCTCATAGCAATGTGCGAAAAATAATTCAGAAGACTTTAATATCCTTTTGCTTTAGAAAATGTACACATTTGATATGTGTGACTGAATTCCCCACACATATCGTTTTCcctcctctctcacacacactgcatgTGGGCTGAGCTACAGCAGGGTTTCTCTTTTCTAGGATGATGGACTGCGGAAACACACATGACGGGCTGTGAGATGCTCTGGCAAACGGATGAGTTGTGTTTGGCCCAAGTTTGAGTGTGTTAAAAAGGCCTTTTCAGCTTATGTAAATATGGCTCCAGTGTGTGCATATGGTCATTCGGTTTGGCCTGGACTCTGAGCTGGTTCTGCTGTCGGGTTTAACAGTGATTTTGCTTTCATCCAGCGCATAACCGTCAGTAATGTCAGTGTTCTCGTGTCTGTTTGAGCAGTTATGACTGCTGAGCAGTTTCCGGCACAGTTGGTAGATCTGCAGGAGTCTCCACACTACTGGGCTTTTCATGCTCTGCTATTTTTGTGCCAGTCTGACGATTCACAGAAGTtcggtcttaaagggacagttcacccaataaTCATTCAAAACCTGTGTGACTTTATTTCTTCCATAAAACACAAAGGAGAAATGATACAGAATGTTCATGTTCGGCTTTTTCTTTCAGGACAAGCAGTATGTCGGCTTTGCAACGCTTCCTAATCAGGTCCACAGGAAGTCGGTGAAGAAGGGCTTTGACTTCACACTGATGGTGGCAGGTATGTCTGAGATCATCACTATATCATGTGACATGCTGATATATGTCAATAACAaaagcattgtgtgtgtgtgtgtgtgtgtgtgtgtgtgtgttttaggggAATCTGGATTGGGCAAGTCTACTCTAGTTAACAGCCTCTTCCTCACAGATCTCTATAAAGACAGGAAATTACTAAATGCAGAAGGTAAGAATTATCTTAAAGGAACAGTACTCcaaaaaatctgttttgtttatttggtatacaatatacactactgctCAAAAGTTTTAAGTCAgtacattttttctttaaaaaaaagtactacttttattcagcaagaatgtaTTTAATTGAACAGAAGTGACAGTAGAGgcattaataatatttcaaataaataaatacacaaattttattcatcaaacaaaaatattaaactatttGCCACTTATaaaaatcataaatgtttcttaagcagcaaattctgatgaatcatgtgactgaagactggaataatgatgctgaaaattcagctttgatcacaggaataaagtacattttacaatatattcgcatagaaaacaattttaaagtgcaataatgtttcacaatattacagtttttacagtattttgatcaaatgaatgcagaCCTAGAGAGCAGAAgacacttctttcaaaaacctttaaaatcttactgacccgttaaacttttgaacggtaatgTACATCTCTCATACGGTTTTGTCATTTTGAATTCTATATCGTGTGTGTCCTGTAACAGAGCGTATTAATCAGACGGTTGAGATCACCAAACACACGGTGGACATTGAGGAGAAAGGAGTCAAACTCAAACTCACTATTGTGGACACGCCGGGGTTTGGAGACGCGGTCAATAATAATGAATGGTGAGAATTCAGCTGTTCCCAGCATCACATGACAATTACAGTTACGAAACATATAGTTAAATGGATTCTGATTgttcaaaacaacattttattaaagcaAAAAGTcttttagggtgtgttcacacttgttcactaaagggggtcgcacacttGACGCGGAGCTTggcggcgcgccacgtcttcaaaattcgaacacattgttttcaatgagtgtacgcacaccggtggcggcattcggcgcctgtccgcggcgactcaggaagttgttctaaatcctgccgtgccacagagcgccatttcaaggctttatattaaaagtatattatcgttaaggtatactgatttcaacctttgctacaagacacatttgttttacattctgagttcaacagcttgaataaagtctaaacatatttgggggaaatgtataataaacgtagccttttaaaatgtgcgcgtccggtgtgcgaccccctttagcgTTCAAATGGGCATTACTACACTGAACCTGAAAACATAGGGATatgttcacaacctgattggtcggttttTATTATATTGAGCTATGGAACTTACCGAACATCCAaatcaatgctgtgtgctgggctaaatgcactcgctgtgtgtgtgtagctaaTTATGATGTAATTTTGACCAGCTGAAAACTCGCGAAGAGCTTATAAAACATGTAAAGGAGTCAAGACAGTAATggactgcatttgcatttgcattTATTCCCTCGACTAATCGACTCGACTCACGACTATGATGAGAAAAAACAGGTGCGCTGTCCTTTTAAGgtctcatcttgtgacatcatgtcctgtttttggttcatttacatgttttgCATTCATATTTCAATCAAACCCCACCAGAGTTCGCTTGGAAGCGGACCAAGAATGCTGAAAAGATGGAACTCGTTCCGCTTCCAGGattcagatggcagcgttcactcttattcaaatgaaccgcactaacaaaTCAATCACAGCAGCGTTTGGTTTAATCAGACCAAACAACCCTTACTCATGTCTGCATTCACCATATAGCACAGCCTTGAGTGTCTAAGGGCAGGGTTTGCCAAACTGGGGATTGTGagttaatgcaaaaataaatcataaaaaatttaattcaaATGCTGAAAATAAGTAAAGTCAAATAAAAtagttaaattaaatgtaaataaatgatttaaaaataaaaacaactaaAGAAAATGAAATATTTGTTTACCTGCACGTCATGTGAttattaaagtcaccatgaaatcaaaatggacaattacTATTTTATTGGAATATTGCCACatgtattataaataatttatctgtgcacatcttttttatttatttatttattaatgtgcCCTCATAATCATTAATCCAAAAAACTTGCAACAACATCTCTattctctgatgatgtgtttactgccgcaagggcggggcaacctgtcactcacatgagatccaccaatagcaaaccacaaccatttAATCAGTTCCCTACggacaaaatcaagccccgTGTTCTTCTTGTTCGAGAAGCCGTTTCACTcgcaacttctgtttcatgcagACATTACTGACACCAGAGAACCGTGaacatagcctggatgccagccgaacttagccccgcccacaacatttttaggtcgggcaattcggtctggccttgctccatagaggagtgattatctcCGAActgaaactgttcggaccaatgaaatcatcagggcggtaTGGAGTGATTTTTGTGccataattaaacaaacaaatccagcattttgcaaacaaacacgATCTGCTTTGCAAAGGAAAACTTAACTCGCAAACAAGCAGAAAGCGATGTGCAAATACAAAGAACAGTTTGAGCGAAAACACAGAGGAGTAACAAATATATGTATTGTGTTTTGCAAATAAATGAGTGAGCATGCatatttcacaaataaatacaaaccatCCTACAAATTGCATGTAACCTTTGAACAAATACCAAATAAACCATGAATGCATACATGTTTGTTACTATCTCTCAGcttaattttctcacaaatgcagttcAGGCAGATTTTCTCATAAATGTAGTTGAGCAACTTCCTCTACCAGAACAGCAGATGGCGCTTTGGGTCAATTTACGATTTTCAAACACGTTTTCAGACGAAAATGAGCGAGGAACCGGatgcagtatttctgtcttaCTGTATCtattattaatcattttaaGATTTTCACTTTGTCAACCCTatttcataaaaacaaaacaaaaaaacataaaaatatatagatattaTTGTGACCAACAAGTGCAAAATCAGTAGTGACATTATGGCTGAAAACATTTTTGCTAGGGCTAGTTTTTTTCtcattattacacggctctgtgaaatacttgattctgattggtcaatcgcgcattccagcggtacgttatttccagataacacccgctcatacgggtactacgagttatcttgaccggtactacttctatgcttaacgctggcgccgtCTTGTGGctttaaacagccgtgggttgcaatggaagacttcaaggcaggtttcctttataacgtttttaatatagatctttttcttacacaaacgcatcgattcgaagcagaaggctctattaacccaccAGAGTCGTGTGGCGCACGTtgtttgacggacagctgcattttttatggacttcaaacacaactacaactactgctgggattaacgttagcctggactttttaaatataactccgattgtatttgtctgaaagaagaatgtcatatacacctataatgacttgagggtgagtaaatcatgggcttggtttcatttttgggtgaactaaccctttcagcattcattttcaacatttagcaagggcatatggcaaatcttcagcaatagataaaggcttaaagcagattggaactgttttccttcgcggaagctttgcgtaagagctaataaaatatttaatctcgagacaatattttgtgtctaataattatttatttgagactagtagccgtgtaataagcgggataatgtacacccagccggttgttatcgcagaataaaccccttcagagtgatgctccgcttcgcgtcggggtcctgatcactctgtcggggtttattctgcgataacaaccggctgggtgtacattatcccttacttaaaatGCATGCATCCATCCTCCATATCATTTATCCACTGTAGTGTAAAGGgatataaaaaagtatttacttTTATGTAATTTGTACATTTGATGATACAATTCAAATGAGAACATTCAAAATAGTGTAAGGGTGTATCGTGtcacaatatattgcaatacaaaaatgcaacaatatttATTGTGGATTAAAGTTTAGACAGATTTAGTTTTGTATATGTTACTGTCACATTAAATATGGTAAAtcctgataaaataaaatatattttaagcagAGTAGGCTATATATTATAAGCAGAATgattaatatttgtttttctgCTGTCACCATTTCCCTGTGTATGGGGGAGAAGGACCAAGCCCAGCCAACTATAGTTCACCTCTGATGCAATATAGAATTTAGCactttaatgaacactgttaaaaCTATAccattttaactatttttgttcAAAGTATTGTGGGTGTAttgcactgcagggttgtaacCATCATAGACATTGAAGGGGAAaagtcccccccccccattaaTTAGAAAGGGCCAAATTGACTCCCCCAAAGGCTCTGTATGTTGTTGTTGGGatgacaaaaaagtttttaaaacattttagtctGTTTTGCCTCAGGTCTAACTGCGcttgtcaatgtcaaaatgattgagatggccaatcaaatcaaagtaggcggggTTTGCATTCTCTTTTGGCTTGTGCACACAGccttcacacacagacgagcCAATCTATCGCTTAATGCCGTTGCGGAGAGAGACACTCTATTCCCTGTGTCcctgctcttaatatacaatcattgaatatctttgattttaatgaagaaaaaaactaCATAAGAGTGGATTAGAACCAGAAACCTTTGACACGGTTAACATAAATTCTACCACCAGACCAGCAAGGTATACAGATGTATATAAGCCGCTCGATGTATTTATTCACTAAGGCGAAGAATCTcgggactaataatatatttaacacaaattaatgcaaatattgtttgtGAATAGTCCCAAAAGGCTTATCCCCTCCCCCCAAAAATGAGTGAATTATTACATGCCTGAAATCTGCTGTTTTGGAAGAGAattgcatttgtgagaaaatcagcTCGAACTGCATTTGCACATCGCTCTCTGTTTGTTTGCAAGTCGTGTTTTCCTTTGCAAAGCAGATcgtgtttgtttgcaaaatgatggatttatttgtttaattatggCACAAAATTCATTCCatagggcgggctttagacaatgacgggcagatgataaacagtaacgtaatcatgcacgtcatcaaaggggcttggattatatttactcgaatcctaaacggagagcttgtttgtatgcattcaccttcataatttctctcaaagatgatgatcatgttgggtaagtactctgtgtatcaataaattattttatttttttacaacaccggcaaagatcgtttattcccgCGTGTGTGCaggcagggttgccaagtttctacaacaaaatccgccaactactagccctaaacttctcggggggttctccgggggaaaaatggtgtttggggggtaaaatgtgtgttattttggcaaggttgcctactaatattcgcactcatgggtctatatatcacataaaagTCGCTTAAACccttggacatagaaaacaaccgcagaaaaaaacacggacttggcaacacagtgcagttgagctctgtctgttgacatttgacaatgcgttgcttcgttgctctgattggttgtaggtctgtccaattgaggtctttcctggttcggttgaaacacgcctcataatcacagcccaatggagcagtttcagactcatattctgactagaattgagtatgaccacgtcaggctaccgtGAACATGTAAATTTACTGCAATATCAACTTAAAAGCGAAtgtattaaaggaagtgtatttAAGATTGCGCCCCAAACTGGTACTGCATTCACTCtacccctccccctccccctgactcgaggttgccagattggctgcaggatcagcaggaacgtttgtagatctgcagctgtggtaactaaagcagatctggcaacccagatacagaaacactactgacttcatgattggtcgataggtggagggcggagcttcaggccaaaacacaacaagaCAACATCAGCATccgttgagggctgcaacaacaaatTTTAAATGCCAATAACCTGGCCGGaatactgttgtcagtgatagaagtatttgaaatgaacatgatttcttaatgtctagtgacatattagggccattttatgattaattgaaatacatttcttacatacagttcctttaaatattATAGATCAAATAGATTcggttgacaaaaaaaaaaaaaaagagaaactcTGAGTTAATTGTGAATCCCTGAATGAATCTGTTATTGTGTTCAGTTCTGACATTGTGAAGAGTGTGTGTTGATCTGTGTGTTTGCAGTTGGAGGCCCATCACAGACTACATCGACCAGCAGTTTGAGCAGTACTTTAGAGATGAGAGCGGACTGAACAGAAAGAACATACTAGACAACAGAGTGCACTGCTGCCTGTACTTCATACCGCCGTTCGGACACGGGTACAAAACACACGAGTCTTATATGGGTCAAGTTCACATGCATCATCTTCACATTTGCATGattatgcatgtgtgtatttagGGAGGATGGTCCATTGTGCCCATTCGTAACGTATAGAAATGGCATTTGTCTTGGAGTggaaaattatgtaaaattaaCACATACGGTATTCCTACTACTCCAAATCAAAACAAAATATCAGTAAATTGATAAGAAAGCAAATTGAATTCATCTGTCTACATTTAGTTAATGTGGTTACACTTTAGTTTAAAGtctaattctcactattaactagttgcttattagttTAGCATACATATTactatattggctgtttattagtacttacaaagcacatattaatgcattattctACATGACTACATCCATTAAGccacccaatacctaaacttaacaactactaTTAAtaagtaattaggagtttactgAGGCAAAATTATGTGTTAATATTTAGTTAATAgtaagaattggaccctaatcttAGTTTACTAAAAAAGAATAAAGCTTATTTTAAGAGTATATACAGATGAGGTCCTTATCAATATTAGTTAATATTGTTAATATAAGTTAACAAACCTGCCACTCACTCTAAGATGTGAATTCGTGagttcatattttattttattcttgactgataaaaaagttttttttttaaattgacgTACATGATGGCACTCTCAACTTATATATGACTTCTTCATTAAAATGATTCAGTATTCAACAGTGCTGGACAGTAACAAGTATTCAAAGTCTTTGTTGCTGTAAAAAGAACATTTCAAAGTAAATTGTGGTCTATAATACATGATTCATCCATCAGtgctttttacttttaatacttaagtacataaatgattaataacttttgtacttttactcaagtaatattGAAAATGAGTATGAATACTTTTACTGGTGGTAGTCGAGTACTTAATACATAATAGAAGTGAATAGAATAGAGATGGATTTGGGGTGGTGGTGAAAACTATGCATATGGATATCATATGCATCGATACTTAGACTAATTGCtgcttttactgtatagtttgcGGCCGGTGGATGTGGAGTTCATGAAGGCTCTACATGAGAAAGTGAACATCATTCCTCTGATCTCTAAAGCCGATTGTCTCACGCCTAATGAGGTCAAAAAGCTCAAGGACAGGGTAAGTGGACACTATCTAATCTTATGTCTTCAGAAAGTCGATTAACTGTAAATCCtccattatattatatttattggtTCTCATGATGGAATCAGTTTTTGTCATTAATGAATAACTACACAGGATCAAGTGAGTAATGCAGTATTAACACTCTAGTAACTAACAAGAAACTCTGAATAATGAGTTAGTAAGTAATAGCGCTCAGTTGAAGGTGGTAGTTCACTATTACCTAATCAGTAAATACTGTTTTTCTCATACCTCCCAGAGGACTGCTAGGAACTATATACAGGTTTATAATTAATGTGAGTAATGCATTATGTGTAATTAATTCTAAAGTGAAGATCATGGAAACCCTCTAGTAATGACTAAAGTGCTACTAAATAATTCATAAAGAACTACTAAAATTATTTGGATCTGTATTCCAAAGTGGAAAACATAATAACTCTGTAGTAATGACTGAAGTCAATGTAAAAACATTGTAAGGTATTGGATATGAAAGACTCGTGTTACTGCATACTTCCATAGGAATTACTAGTTATTTAGTAAATAACTCAAGTGAAGATCATGGTAACCCACTAGTAAGTGTTACTATCCAAAAACTTACAAAAAGTTTACAATGACTTCAGTAATTACTACAGAGTTATCATGTTTTTCACAAATACTGATAGTAGTTCCTTTAGAAGGATGTATTAACACTTGAGTCATTACTAGTGCGTTACTATTACCTTCACTTtagaattaaatatacattatgCCTTGTTCATGTTAACTATGAACCTGTATATAGTGCgctctaaaaaaaatgctgggttaaaaacagcattttaacGCAGCAACTGGGTTGTTTTgtgcaaacatttaacccaaccgctgggttaaaacaacccaattgctgggtttgaccatagatatacataataaaggctagatgtctcgtgcgcgctgttggccaatggaggtcgccgtccgcaactcgcggccatcttgtcacaggcagctcgctcactcgtaacagtgtgttttaatggtgcatgtacttttaaatagctataacttgctcaattttcaaccgattttcaaactgcttcatttgttataaacgtcagagatgtagctaaaaaatatacacacacacacacacatatacagctctgaatttttcccccactttttttccaactaagtttattttaactagacaaaagcttggttgtcataaaatcgttattggtgtcaataaacctatataattgaacagctcgattgCGGTCTCAGCCTTGATAATGTGCACGTAAGTTAGCCgtgatacacaagctgcacgattaagtcgtttatcgaaacgaaaagctgcaatttcaacaTGTTAAAAATTCCAGATTTGTTGCTATGTTAAtgacgtttgtaagaaaccaaaccatttgtaaatccgtcaagatttcagtgagataagagtatttatgttcgtacagatcactcatcttacatcaggttccacagagcccgatagaaagcttgcctgtgacaagatggccgccggtgatgacgatggtgactcTGCCGTAAGAAaactagcctttattatggatatctatgggtttgtccattttcaacccaactcgggttgtttttaacccaacatttttttggGTGTAGTATTACTAAAATGTTACTATTGCATTGCTAATTTGTTTCTGTGTAGTTATTCATTAATGATGCAACAGTATTAGCCATTTTTTATACGACCAAACGCATTCAAGCTAGTTGCTAACTGCATATTTGAGTGGCGCTGTGCATCACAACACAAGATGTGTGTGATAGTGTGGATGTGTTTTCCTGCAGGTGCGAGACGAGATCGAGCGCTTCGGGATTAAAGTCTATCAGTTTCCTGAGTGTGACTCTGATGAAGAGGAGGAGTTCAAACAGATGGACAAAGAGCTGAAGGTCCGGCAAACACATCTCATAAGACACTCAATCATTCATCTCACAGATTCATAAGtagtattattttttcccaaatgaTTTTGAATGAATTTCACTCCATTTGGATTGATTTTTGCCATATGATGGACTTTTTACTGTTGCCAACAGCTGTCATTGTGCAGAGTTTCTGCCACAGAacgaaacattttaaataataattgtgaATTGACTGAAGTATAAAAGTATACCGAGTACTGAATATTGAATgatttaggtgtgtgtgtgggtgctgTAGGAGTGCACTCCGTTCGCTGTCATTGGCAGTAATACAGTGGTGGAGGCCAGAGGTCAGCGGGTCAGAGGTCGTCTTTACCCCTGGGGTATCGTAGAAGGTCAGTATTCTTATAAATACATGAACACAGATATTAATATTTTGCAAATGGATTGCAAGCATGCTGTCCTGTTTTACACACAGTACCTTAATACTATTTAACTTTACTGAGATAACAAACCTCAGTATTGAAAATAGATTTTCCTTCAAAGGTTTGATATGTAATTATTTAGGTAGTCAGATGCGAACATCTAAAGTCTGCCAGtttaatgtatatatatgtctgtgtgtgtgtgtgtgtgtgtgtgtgtgtgtgtgtgtgtgtgtgtgtgtgtatatatatatatatatatatatatatatatatatatatatatatacacagtcttgttcaaaataatagcagtacaatgtgactaaccagaataatcaaggtttttagtatattttttattgcaacgtggcaaacaagttaccagtaggttcagtagattgtcagaaaacaaatgagacccagcattcatgatatgcacgctcttaaggctgtgcaattgggcaattagttgaaaggggtgtgttcaaaaaaatagcagtgtggcattcaatcactgaggtcgtcaattttgtgaagaaacaggtgtgaatcaggtggcccctatttaaggatgaagccaacacttgttgaacatgcatttgaaagctgaggaaaatgggtcgttcaagacattgttcagaagaacagcgtactttgattaaaaagttgattagagaggggaaaacctataaagaggtgcaaccatcaaaatggatagaagaataaccagaatggcaaaggctcagccaatgatcacctccaggatgatcaaagacagtctgaagttacctgtaagtactgtgacagttagaagacgtctgtgtgaagctaatctattttcaagaatcccccgcaaagtccctctgttaaaaaaaaggcatgtgcagaagaggttacaatttgccaaagaacacatcaactggcctaaagagaaatggaggaacatattgtggactgatgagagtaaaattgttctttttgggtccaagggccacaggcagtttgtgagacgacccccaaactctgaattcaagccacagtacacagtgaagacagtgaagcatggaggtgcaagcatcatgatatgggcatgtttctcctactatggtgttgggcctatttatcgcataccagggatcatggatcagtttgcatatgttaaaatacttgaagaggtcatgttgccctatgctgaagaggacatgcccttgaaatggttgtttcaacaagacaatgacccaaaacacactagtaaacgggcaaagtcttggttccaaaccaacaaaattaatgttatggagtggccagcccaatctccagaccttaatccaattgagaacttgtggggtgatatcaaaaatgctgtttctgaagcaaaaccaagaaatgtga
Proteins encoded:
- the septin5a gene encoding septin 5a isoform X1, translated to MTISLSLSLPVCASSSSLLHPAPASLIPPPTCRYSPSEDSEDKQYVGFATLPNQVHRKSVKKGFDFTLMVAGESGLGKSTLVNSLFLTDLYKDRKLLNAEERINQTVEITKHTVDIEEKGVKLKLTIVDTPGFGDAVNNNECWRPITDYIDQQFEQYFRDESGLNRKNILDNRVHCCLYFIPPFGHGLRPVDVEFMKALHEKVNIIPLISKADCLTPNEVKKLKDRVRDEIERFGIKVYQFPECDSDEEEEFKQMDKELKECTPFAVIGSNTVVEARGQRVRGRLYPWGIVEVENQTHCDFVKLRNMLIRSHMHDLKDVTCDVHYENYRAHCIQEMTSKLAQDNRTDSPLPILPLSTPDIETERLIKMKDEELKRMQEMLDKMQQQMHEKDQ
- the septin5a gene encoding septin 5a isoform X2, encoding MDTMMLQEKLVEKLLCPRTRTTRQKDKQYVGFATLPNQVHRKSVKKGFDFTLMVAGESGLGKSTLVNSLFLTDLYKDRKLLNAEERINQTVEITKHTVDIEEKGVKLKLTIVDTPGFGDAVNNNECWRPITDYIDQQFEQYFRDESGLNRKNILDNRVHCCLYFIPPFGHGLRPVDVEFMKALHEKVNIIPLISKADCLTPNEVKKLKDRVRDEIERFGIKVYQFPECDSDEEEEFKQMDKELKECTPFAVIGSNTVVEARGQRVRGRLYPWGIVEVENQTHCDFVKLRNMLIRSHMHDLKDVTCDVHYENYRAHCIQEMTSKLAQDNRTDSPLPILPLSTPDIETERLIKMKDEELKRMQEMLDKMQQQMHEKDQ